One genomic segment of Paenibacillus sp. FSL H8-0332 includes these proteins:
- a CDS encoding DUF6199 family natural product biosynthesis protein: MKLTKELVIIGTFAGIFFLLFGIAINLFALYVRRHPTFTWQMSEGWKTKGDSEPSDAYISSMRFRGAVALWMGSFVMVMGILTIWSALG, encoded by the coding sequence TTGAAACTTACTAAGGAGCTGGTTATCATCGGAACTTTTGCAGGAATCTTCTTCTTGCTATTTGGAATTGCAATCAACTTATTTGCCTTATATGTGCGCAGACACCCTACCTTCACCTGGCAGATGAGTGAGGGCTGGAAAACGAAAGGAGATAGTGAACCCAGTGACGCCTACATCAGCTCCATGCGCTTCAGAGGGGCAGTGGCCTTATGGATGGGGTCATTCGTCATGGTGATGGGGATATTGACAATATGGAGTGCTCTCGGCTAA
- a CDS encoding LysE family translocator: protein MNILSFIIYCVVVTFTPGPTNIVILSSVQHYGARKTMGYVGGATLAFGLLLAASALLNRLLAGILPQLLGVMQIIGSLYMLYLAYQVYRMGRSEAVGRPASGFLSGLLMQFANPKVLLFTLTVIPSYVMPYYSSPAAAFLFVIVITVIGFLAFTAWVVFGSIFKSFLQRHQRVMNSMMALFLVYSAVMVSGII, encoded by the coding sequence ATGAATATCCTTTCTTTTATCATCTATTGTGTTGTGGTTACCTTCACACCCGGCCCGACCAATATTGTAATCCTCTCCTCTGTGCAGCACTATGGGGCCAGAAAAACAATGGGATACGTCGGCGGAGCCACACTCGCGTTCGGACTGCTTCTTGCCGCATCCGCGCTGCTGAACCGCCTGCTGGCGGGCATTCTCCCGCAGCTTCTCGGCGTCATGCAGATCATCGGCAGCCTGTATATGCTCTACCTTGCTTATCAGGTGTACAGGATGGGCCGTTCTGAAGCCGTGGGCCGACCGGCCTCCGGCTTCCTCTCCGGGCTGCTGATGCAATTCGCCAACCCGAAGGTGCTGCTGTTCACGCTGACTGTGATCCCAAGTTATGTTATGCCCTATTATAGCTCACCCGCAGCAGCCTTCCTTTTCGTCATAGTTATTACTGTGATCGGTTTCCTGGCCTTTACCGCCTGGGTTGTATTCGGCTCCATATTCAAGAGCTTTCTGCAGCGGCATCAGCGGGTGATGAATAGTATGATGGCTCTGTTTCTAGTATACTCTGCTGTAATGGTATCCGGTATTATATAG